A region of Caballeronia insecticola DNA encodes the following proteins:
- the cuyB gene encoding cysteate racemase, which yields MNARPAALARLGVLGGMGPLATADFLVKLIQATPAASDQEHMPVIVHNVPQVPDRSAAFLAGSDAPWPHLLDGLRTLEAAGCSAIAIPCNTAHVWHRRLAQETALPVLHIGEAALRALAYRYPEARRVGVLATAATLKARIYHEQLSARGIEAIEPGDDLQTTHVAAGIAAVKAGRIDEARAWLSHAATHLIARGADALLLACTEIPVALSGVALNAVDPTEALARACVDWWLAARSESAQLETQT from the coding sequence ATGAACGCGCGACCGGCGGCACTCGCGCGTCTCGGCGTGCTCGGCGGCATGGGCCCGCTCGCCACCGCGGATTTTCTCGTGAAGCTGATTCAGGCGACGCCCGCCGCCTCCGATCAGGAACACATGCCCGTTATCGTGCATAACGTGCCGCAAGTGCCGGACCGCAGCGCGGCATTTCTCGCGGGTTCGGACGCGCCCTGGCCGCATCTGCTCGACGGCTTGCGCACGCTCGAAGCGGCCGGCTGCTCGGCTATCGCGATTCCGTGCAACACGGCGCACGTGTGGCATCGCAGGCTCGCGCAGGAAACGGCGCTGCCGGTGCTGCATATCGGCGAAGCGGCGCTTCGTGCGCTCGCGTATCGCTATCCGGAGGCGCGGCGCGTCGGCGTGCTTGCGACGGCCGCGACGCTCAAAGCGCGCATCTATCATGAGCAACTGAGCGCGCGCGGCATCGAAGCGATCGAACCCGGCGACGACTTGCAGACGACGCACGTCGCGGCGGGCATCGCGGCGGTGAAGGCCGGACGCATCGACGAAGCGCGCGCATGGTTGAGCCACGCGGCCACGCATCTGATTGCACGCGGCGCGGATGCGCTCTTGCTCGCGTGCACCGAAATCCCGGTTGCCTTGTCGGGCGTCGCGCTGAACGCCGTCGATCCGACCGAAGCCCTTGCGCGCGCCTGCGTCGACTGGTGGCTCGCCGCGCGCAGCGAATCCGCGCAACTCGAAACGCAAACCTGA
- a CDS encoding pyridoxal phosphate-dependent aminotransferase — protein MRRFEERNAYFDRLCNSEGLMWLGQNTNHFEPHPSVRQAVIDALDGGEYHAYAPPLGFEELRQLIREDIGLPDASVMLADGAVEALYNVCRNICEPGKDFVTTNPSWAWPMQFAARAGSRVIELPIYSAEQNYKLTPAQLRAAVNENTGVIYLVDPNNPLGTCHTEDEIREFADIARSVGAYFIHDATYFQFADSFSPAYRFYPEKTIVTYSFSKWLGLAGMRLGAVIAHPDLIERFASAPPNNLGSNVLSQRAAIAGLRTKSEWFPDIQRRQRRNQAAVVEAAKNVEGLAVPVYPSQANLLVVETINAGITPEALVEAFQAERVMIRQGSYHTKEFGHRFVKVSLTVPEHWADRFCELLPSMVERARSIKEPANQF, from the coding sequence ATGCGCCGATTCGAGGAACGCAACGCTTATTTCGACCGCCTGTGCAACAGCGAAGGCCTGATGTGGCTGGGCCAGAACACGAACCACTTCGAGCCGCATCCGTCCGTGCGTCAGGCGGTGATCGACGCGCTCGACGGCGGCGAGTATCACGCCTACGCGCCGCCGCTCGGCTTCGAGGAACTGCGCCAACTGATTCGCGAGGATATCGGCTTGCCCGACGCCTCCGTGATGCTCGCGGACGGCGCCGTCGAAGCGCTGTACAACGTGTGCCGCAACATCTGCGAGCCGGGCAAGGACTTCGTCACGACCAATCCGAGCTGGGCCTGGCCGATGCAGTTTGCCGCGCGCGCGGGCTCGCGCGTAATCGAATTGCCGATCTATTCGGCCGAGCAGAACTACAAGCTCACGCCCGCGCAACTGCGCGCGGCGGTGAACGAGAACACGGGTGTCATCTATCTCGTCGATCCGAACAATCCGCTCGGCACGTGCCATACGGAAGACGAAATTCGCGAGTTCGCGGACATCGCGCGGTCGGTCGGCGCGTACTTCATTCACGACGCGACCTACTTCCAGTTCGCCGACAGCTTCTCGCCCGCGTACCGTTTCTATCCGGAAAAGACCATCGTCACGTATAGCTTTTCGAAGTGGCTCGGTCTCGCGGGCATGCGTCTGGGCGCGGTGATCGCGCATCCGGATCTGATCGAGCGCTTCGCGTCGGCGCCGCCGAACAATCTGGGCAGCAACGTGCTGTCGCAGCGCGCGGCCATCGCCGGGCTGCGCACGAAGAGCGAATGGTTTCCGGATATCCAGCGGCGTCAGCGGCGCAATCAGGCGGCGGTGGTCGAAGCGGCGAAGAACGTCGAAGGCCTCGCCGTGCCGGTGTATCCGTCGCAGGCGAATCTGCTCGTCGTCGAGACGATCAACGCGGGCATCACGCCCGAGGCGCTCGTCGAGGCGTTTCAGGCCGAACGTGTGATGATCCGTCAGGGTTCGTATCACACGAAGGAGTTCGGGCATCGCTTCGTCAAGGTGAGCCTGACGGTGCCGGAACATTGGGCCGATCGTTTCTGTGAGCTGCTGCCGTCGATGGTCGAGCGCGCGCGTTCGATCAAGGAACCCGCGAATCAATTCTGA
- a CDS encoding alpha/beta fold hydrolase, with the protein MPYLKTTDDVNLYYEEAGEGTPIVFVHEFGGDLRSWEPQMRYFSRRYRCIAFAARGYAPSDVPEDIERYSQAIAARDIRDVLDGLNIDRAHIVGLSMGGFATLHFGLDFADRARSLVVAGAGYGAEKAFEDYFREVSLEVAKQFETQGAARFAQTYSLAASRIAFQVKDPRGWQEFATTLGEHSARGSALTMRGVQARRPSIYDLEARLQGMTVPTLVVVGDEDDHCLQPGIFLKRTVPASGLVVMPKTGHTLNLEEPALFNQHVAEFLAMVEQNRWLPRDPRAVPAQIMKTS; encoded by the coding sequence ATGCCGTACCTGAAAACGACAGACGATGTGAACCTGTACTACGAGGAAGCGGGCGAGGGCACGCCGATCGTATTCGTGCATGAATTCGGCGGCGATCTGCGCAGCTGGGAACCGCAGATGCGCTACTTCAGCCGGCGCTATCGATGCATTGCGTTCGCGGCGCGCGGCTATGCGCCGTCGGATGTGCCCGAGGACATCGAACGCTATTCGCAGGCGATCGCCGCGCGCGATATCCGCGACGTGCTGGACGGCCTGAACATCGATCGCGCGCATATCGTCGGCCTGTCGATGGGCGGCTTCGCGACGCTGCATTTCGGGCTCGATTTCGCGGATCGCGCGCGTTCGCTCGTCGTCGCGGGCGCGGGGTATGGCGCGGAAAAAGCGTTCGAGGATTATTTCCGCGAGGTGTCGCTGGAAGTCGCGAAGCAGTTCGAGACGCAGGGCGCAGCGCGCTTCGCGCAGACGTATTCGCTGGCGGCGTCGCGCATCGCGTTTCAGGTGAAGGACCCGCGCGGCTGGCAGGAATTCGCGACGACGCTCGGCGAACATTCCGCGCGCGGCTCCGCATTGACGATGCGCGGCGTGCAGGCCCGCCGTCCGTCGATCTACGATCTCGAAGCGCGTTTGCAAGGCATGACGGTGCCGACGCTCGTCGTCGTGGGCGACGAGGACGATCACTGTCTGCAGCCGGGCATCTTCCTGAAGCGCACGGTGCCGGCGAGCGGTCTTGTGGTGATGCCGAAGACCGGGCACACGCTCAATCTCGAAGAGCCGGCGCTTTTCAATCAGCATGTCGCGGAGTTTCTCGCGATGGTCGAGCAGAACCGCTGGTTGCCGCGTGATCCGCGCGCAGTGCCCGCACAGATCATGAAGACGTCATGA
- a CDS encoding short-chain dehydrogenase/reductase — translation MELNFKGKSALITGASKGIGLATAWRFAAEGIEELHLAARSADALHRAQDEIATKHGTRVHVHATDLSVTQNAIDLARACSNADILVNNAADSSPGPLDKMTDADWRASLDMKIFSYVTLTRELYASMKQRGGGVIVNDIGNSGENWDANYIIGSTGNAAMMAFTRAIGGWALDDGIRVVGVNPGPVATDRMVKLMKRRALDWYGDETRWEELFDKYPGKRAAEAGEVADLIVWLASDRAAYITGTIVTIDGGIASRRSII, via the coding sequence ATGGAACTGAACTTCAAGGGCAAGTCGGCGCTGATCACGGGCGCATCGAAGGGAATCGGGCTGGCGACGGCCTGGCGCTTCGCGGCCGAAGGCATCGAGGAACTGCATCTCGCGGCGCGTTCCGCCGACGCGCTGCATCGCGCGCAGGACGAGATCGCCACGAAGCACGGCACGCGCGTGCATGTGCACGCGACGGATCTCTCGGTAACGCAGAACGCCATCGACCTGGCGCGCGCGTGTTCGAACGCCGACATCCTCGTGAACAACGCGGCGGATTCGAGCCCCGGCCCGCTCGACAAGATGACGGACGCCGACTGGCGCGCGAGTCTCGACATGAAGATCTTTTCCTACGTGACGCTCACGCGCGAACTGTATGCGTCGATGAAGCAGCGCGGCGGCGGCGTGATCGTCAACGACATCGGCAATTCGGGCGAGAACTGGGACGCCAACTACATCATCGGATCGACGGGCAACGCCGCGATGATGGCCTTCACGCGCGCGATCGGCGGCTGGGCGCTCGACGACGGCATCCGCGTGGTCGGCGTGAATCCCGGCCCGGTCGCGACCGACCGCATGGTCAAGCTGATGAAGCGCCGCGCGCTCGACTGGTACGGCGACGAAACCCGCTGGGAAGAACTCTTCGACAAATATCCCGGCAAGCGCGCCGCGGAAGCGGGCGAAGTGGCCGATCTGATCGTGTGGCTCGCATCCGACCGCGCCGCCTATATCACGGGCACGATCGTGACCATCGACGGCGGCATCGCGTCGCGCCGTTCCATCATCTGA
- a CDS encoding LysR substrate-binding domain-containing protein translates to MNYDEEIPHARTMSLRQIEVFRAIMMTGSISEAARSLYVAQPSVSRVLQLTESRLGFLLFERMRGRLYPTPEAKRIFEEVMRAYEGIERVDNLVRSLSDGSSGKLNIVCSPSLGVHLVPLAIARFHAEFAQLPIQFEPLTHNHLVPRVLFGKGYIGVSMFEVEHPNIVTVPMESGQLLCVARKGTLARRRALEPKQIARMPWIDYEHDTPLGRIVGKVFRNERRPEPIVRVRSAISACTLAREGVGVAIVDPFCIDDAMRDALDIVPLRADDAHRLTASLLYSHIEPMSNAARRFVEILHAVLTTHLAPRRAARAG, encoded by the coding sequence ATGAACTACGACGAGGAAATTCCCCACGCACGCACCATGAGCCTGCGGCAGATCGAAGTCTTCCGCGCGATCATGATGACGGGCTCGATCAGCGAAGCCGCGCGCTCGCTCTATGTCGCGCAGCCTTCGGTGAGCCGCGTGCTGCAACTGACGGAAAGCCGCCTCGGCTTCCTGCTGTTCGAGCGCATGCGCGGGCGTCTGTATCCGACGCCGGAAGCGAAACGCATCTTCGAGGAAGTGATGCGCGCGTATGAAGGCATCGAGCGCGTGGACAATCTGGTGCGCTCGTTGTCGGACGGTTCGAGCGGCAAGCTCAATATCGTGTGCAGCCCGAGTCTCGGCGTGCATCTGGTGCCGCTCGCCATCGCGCGATTTCACGCGGAGTTCGCGCAATTGCCGATTCAGTTCGAACCGCTCACGCACAATCATCTCGTGCCGCGCGTGCTGTTCGGCAAGGGCTATATCGGCGTGTCGATGTTCGAGGTCGAGCATCCGAACATCGTCACGGTGCCGATGGAGAGCGGGCAGTTGCTGTGCGTCGCGCGAAAGGGCACGCTCGCACGGCGGCGCGCGCTGGAACCAAAGCAGATCGCGCGCATGCCGTGGATCGACTACGAGCACGACACGCCGCTCGGGCGCATCGTCGGGAAGGTGTTCAGGAACGAGCGGCGGCCCGAGCCGATCGTGCGCGTGCGCTCGGCGATCAGCGCCTGCACGCTCGCGCGAGAAGGCGTGGGCGTGGCGATCGTCGATCCGTTCTGCATCGACGACGCCATGCGCGACGCGCTCGATATCGTGCCGCTGCGCGCGGACGATGCTCACCGGCTGACGGCGAGTCTCCTGTATTCGCATATCGAGCCGATGTCGAACGCGGCGCGGCGCTTCGTCGAGATCCTTCACGCCGTGCTGACGACGCATCTCGCGCCCCGCCGCGCCGCGCGCGCCGGCTGA
- the hydA gene encoding dihydropyrimidinase: protein MQQFDLTIRHGLVASDEAVFEADVGIVGDRIVEVARGLPAGRRDIDATGRYVLPGGIDTHCHVEQRSGMGIMGADDWYSASVAAAYGGTTMIVPFAAQHRGHSLKQVADDYAALAAAKSVIDYSYHLIVSETDRQTLQEDLVEQIRRGITSFKVYMTYDQLKIDDYQMLDVLALAARERALVMVHAENNDVIRWVSQKLLESGRTAPKYHATSHVALAESEATNRVIQLSKLFDVPVLIVHVSAQDALATIGAAQRMGAQVYGETCPHYLLLTEDAMDLPGVEGAKYCCSPPLRDANAQEALWTALKDGVLQTVSSDHAPYRFDESGKLPHGDATTFKQMANGMPGLETRLPLLFSEGVNKGRMTLPEFVALSATNHARMYGIAPRKGLVTVGADADIAVWDPRHEVVLTASGLHDRVGYTPYEGTKVTGWPRTVISAGRVIVDDGRFDAQPGSGRFIPRSTPLPFQNERALSASSRFFRGLAEGASSEAHATFGYTDRKNQN from the coding sequence ATGCAGCAGTTTGATCTCACGATCCGCCATGGCCTCGTCGCATCGGACGAAGCCGTGTTCGAAGCCGATGTCGGCATTGTCGGCGACCGCATTGTCGAAGTGGCGCGCGGTTTGCCCGCCGGCCGCCGCGATATCGACGCCACCGGCCGTTACGTGCTGCCCGGCGGCATCGACACGCATTGCCACGTCGAGCAGCGTTCCGGCATGGGCATCATGGGCGCGGACGACTGGTACTCCGCGAGCGTCGCCGCGGCCTATGGCGGCACGACGATGATCGTGCCCTTCGCCGCGCAGCATCGCGGGCATTCGCTCAAACAGGTCGCCGATGATTACGCGGCGCTCGCGGCGGCGAAATCCGTCATCGATTACAGCTATCACCTGATCGTCTCGGAGACGGACAGGCAAACGCTGCAGGAAGATCTCGTCGAGCAGATTCGGCGCGGCATTACGTCGTTCAAGGTCTACATGACGTACGACCAGTTGAAGATCGACGACTATCAGATGCTCGACGTCCTCGCGCTCGCCGCACGCGAACGCGCGCTCGTGATGGTGCATGCCGAGAACAACGACGTGATCCGCTGGGTCTCGCAGAAGCTTCTGGAGTCGGGCCGCACCGCGCCGAAGTATCACGCGACGAGTCACGTCGCGCTGGCCGAATCGGAGGCGACGAATCGCGTCATTCAGCTCTCGAAGCTGTTCGATGTGCCCGTGCTGATCGTGCATGTGTCCGCGCAGGACGCGCTCGCGACCATTGGCGCGGCGCAGCGCATGGGGGCGCAGGTGTACGGCGAGACGTGCCCGCATTATCTGCTGCTCACCGAAGACGCGATGGATCTTCCGGGCGTCGAAGGCGCGAAGTACTGCTGCAGCCCGCCGCTGCGCGATGCGAACGCGCAGGAGGCGCTCTGGACCGCATTGAAGGACGGCGTGCTGCAAACGGTCTCTTCGGATCACGCGCCGTATCGTTTCGACGAATCCGGCAAGCTGCCCCACGGCGACGCCACGACCTTCAAGCAGATGGCCAACGGCATGCCCGGACTCGAAACGCGCCTGCCGCTGCTGTTTTCCGAAGGCGTGAACAAGGGGCGCATGACGCTGCCCGAGTTCGTCGCGTTGAGCGCGACGAATCACGCGCGCATGTATGGCATCGCGCCGCGCAAGGGTCTCGTGACGGTTGGCGCGGATGCGGATATCGCCGTGTGGGATCCGCGTCACGAAGTCGTGCTGACGGCGTCCGGATTGCACGATCGCGTCGGCTATACGCCTTACGAGGGCACGAAGGTCACCGGATGGCCGCGCACCGTGATCAGCGCGGGCCGCGTGATCGTCGATGACGGCAGGTTCGACGCGCAGCCCGGCAGCGGCCGCTTCATCCCGCGCTCGACGCCCTTGCCGTTCCAGAACGAACGCGCGCTGTCCGCATCGAGCCGGTTCTTCCGCGGACTTGCCGAAGGCGCTTCGAGCGAAGCTCACGCCACGTTCGGCTACACGGATCGCAAGAATCAAAACTGA
- a CDS encoding aspartate/glutamate racemase family protein, whose amino-acid sequence MSDPIYFLNPNGLAEVTRDIEITVRALRAEHDAPVAFDTLFAVDGGIETQRDADRAAVAVAEFVARHEARAAAFVIACYSDPGLHAARETTRKPVIGIGAAAMATALARGSRVGVIAASSRGMPRHWRAYHAARIGAAVAGERAVNLGVAESGDRAAALDKLIATGRALRDEDGADAIVLGCAGMTPLRAEIEAALEIPVIDPCSSAATLAFAICRERGIA is encoded by the coding sequence ATGTCCGATCCCATCTACTTTCTGAACCCGAACGGTCTCGCGGAAGTCACGCGCGACATCGAAATTACCGTGCGCGCGCTGCGTGCCGAACACGATGCGCCTGTCGCGTTCGACACGCTTTTCGCCGTCGATGGCGGCATCGAAACGCAGCGCGATGCGGACCGCGCCGCCGTCGCCGTCGCGGAATTCGTCGCGCGTCACGAAGCGCGGGCGGCGGCGTTCGTCATCGCGTGCTACAGCGATCCGGGGCTGCACGCCGCCCGCGAAACGACGCGCAAGCCGGTGATCGGCATCGGCGCGGCCGCGATGGCGACGGCGCTTGCGCGCGGTTCGCGCGTCGGCGTGATCGCCGCGAGCTCGCGCGGCATGCCGCGTCACTGGCGCGCGTATCATGCGGCGCGCATCGGCGCGGCGGTGGCGGGCGAGCGCGCGGTGAATCTCGGCGTCGCGGAATCGGGCGATCGCGCGGCGGCGCTCGACAAGCTCATCGCGACGGGCCGCGCCCTGCGCGACGAAGACGGCGCCGATGCAATCGTGCTCGGCTGCGCCGGCATGACGCCCTTGCGCGCCGAGATCGAAGCGGCGCTTGAAATTCCGGTCATCGATCCGTGTTCGAGTGCGGCAACGCTCGCCTTCGCGATCTGCCGCGAGCGAGGCATCGCATGA
- a CDS encoding MFS transporter: MSDTLHAASDVGHAQKIEDQIYRKVTLRLIPFLILCYVAAYLDRVNIGFAKLQMLSDLQFSETVYGLGAGVFFIGYFLFEVPSNLLMQRVGAKAWIARIMVTWAIISAAFFFVQTPTQFYVLRFLLGSAEAGFYPGIVLYLMQWYPARRRSHVLAIFMVGIPLAGIIGGPLSGWILEAFNGSHGHPGWRWLFLIEAAPSLVLGIAAFFYLKNRPADAPWLTREEAAIITKALDTGGSRHARISETVGQVFRDPRMLLMALIYFCVIMGQYGLTFWMPTLIKASGVSGALRIGVLSAIPFVFGAIAMVSFGRNSDRTGERRWHLIVPMLLGALGYAITAGAGANVPLALLGLSLAAAGVLTPGPLFWALPSAILAGTGAAAGIAAINAFAGLAGFVSPYLIGWLRDLTHTSVIAMYVSAGVLVVGAAMILLIPAKLVNR, from the coding sequence ATGAGCGACACGCTGCATGCCGCAAGCGACGTAGGGCACGCGCAAAAAATCGAGGACCAGATCTACCGGAAGGTGACGCTGCGGCTGATCCCGTTCCTGATCCTCTGCTACGTCGCGGCCTATCTGGATCGCGTCAATATCGGCTTTGCGAAGCTGCAGATGCTGAGCGACCTGCAATTCAGCGAAACCGTCTACGGGCTGGGCGCGGGCGTGTTTTTTATCGGCTATTTCCTGTTCGAAGTGCCGAGCAACCTGCTGATGCAGCGCGTCGGCGCGAAAGCGTGGATCGCCCGCATCATGGTGACGTGGGCGATCATCTCGGCCGCGTTCTTCTTCGTGCAGACGCCCACGCAGTTTTACGTGCTGCGCTTTCTGCTCGGCTCGGCGGAAGCGGGCTTCTATCCGGGCATCGTGCTGTATCTGATGCAGTGGTATCCGGCGCGCCGCCGCTCCCACGTCCTCGCCATCTTCATGGTCGGCATTCCGCTCGCGGGGATTATCGGCGGGCCGCTGTCGGGCTGGATTCTCGAAGCGTTCAACGGCTCGCACGGGCATCCGGGCTGGCGCTGGCTGTTTCTGATCGAAGCGGCGCCGTCGCTCGTGCTCGGCATCGCCGCGTTCTTCTATCTCAAGAACCGCCCGGCCGATGCGCCCTGGCTCACGCGTGAGGAAGCCGCGATCATCACGAAGGCGCTCGACACCGGCGGCAGCCGCCACGCGCGCATCTCGGAGACGGTCGGTCAGGTTTTCCGCGACCCGCGCATGCTGCTCATGGCGCTCATCTACTTCTGCGTGATCATGGGCCAGTACGGCCTGACCTTCTGGATGCCGACGCTCATCAAGGCGTCGGGCGTGTCGGGTGCGCTTCGCATCGGCGTGCTGTCGGCGATTCCGTTCGTGTTCGGCGCCATCGCCATGGTCTCTTTCGGCCGCAATTCGGACCGCACCGGCGAGCGCCGCTGGCATCTGATCGTGCCGATGCTGCTCGGCGCGCTCGGCTACGCCATCACGGCGGGCGCGGGCGCGAACGTGCCGCTCGCGCTGCTGGGTCTGTCGCTCGCGGCGGCGGGCGTGCTCACGCCGGGGCCGCTGTTCTGGGCGCTGCCTTCCGCGATCCTGGCCGGCACGGGCGCGGCGGCGGGCATCGCCGCGATCAACGCGTTCGCCGGGCTGGCGGGCTTCGTGAGCCCTTATCTGATCGGCTGGCTGCGCGATCTCACGCACACTTCCGTGATCGCGATGTACGTCTCGGCCGGCGTGCTCGTCGTCGGCGCGGCGATGATTCTTCTGATTCCCGCCAAGCTCGTGAACCGCTGA
- a CDS encoding N-carbamoyl-D-amino-acid hydrolase, giving the protein MSKSRKIALAVAQMGPVHLADDRRAVVRRLVDMLHEAKARSAKLVVFPELALTTFFPRYWMSEEAAIERFFERSMPNPDVQPLFDAAREAGIGFYLGYAELTAKGECFNTSIIVDESGKIVAKYRKTHLPGHADHKPDAPFQHLEKKFFAVGDSGFPVVETMGAKLGMCICNDRRWPETWRAMSLQGAELGVLGYNTPSQNIHWPEPVHLRMHTHLVSLQASAYQNAMWIAAAAKCGREDGFHMIGGSVIVAPSGEIAAQSVSEEDEVIFANVDLALGDTFREHVFNFAKHRRPEHYGLIVERTGAGEPLPHDPDALN; this is encoded by the coding sequence ATGAGCAAGTCACGCAAAATCGCGCTCGCGGTCGCGCAAATGGGACCCGTGCATCTCGCCGACGACCGCCGCGCCGTCGTCAGGCGGCTCGTCGACATGTTGCACGAGGCGAAGGCACGCAGCGCGAAGCTCGTCGTGTTTCCGGAACTCGCGCTCACCACGTTTTTTCCGCGCTACTGGATGAGCGAGGAAGCCGCCATCGAACGCTTCTTCGAACGCTCGATGCCGAACCCCGACGTGCAGCCGCTCTTCGACGCCGCGCGTGAAGCGGGCATCGGCTTCTATCTCGGCTATGCGGAACTGACCGCGAAGGGCGAGTGCTTCAACACGTCGATCATCGTCGATGAGAGCGGCAAGATCGTCGCAAAATATCGCAAGACGCACTTGCCGGGCCACGCGGATCACAAGCCCGATGCACCGTTCCAGCATCTGGAGAAGAAGTTCTTCGCGGTCGGCGATTCGGGCTTTCCGGTCGTCGAGACGATGGGCGCGAAACTCGGCATGTGCATCTGCAACGACCGCCGCTGGCCGGAAACCTGGCGCGCGATGTCGCTGCAGGGCGCGGAACTGGGCGTGCTCGGCTACAACACGCCGTCGCAGAATATTCACTGGCCGGAGCCCGTGCATCTGCGCATGCACACGCATCTCGTCTCGCTGCAGGCGAGCGCGTATCAGAACGCCATGTGGATCGCCGCCGCCGCGAAGTGCGGCCGCGAAGACGGCTTCCATATGATCGGCGGCTCGGTTATTGTCGCGCCTTCCGGCGAAATTGCGGCGCAGAGCGTGAGCGAAGAGGACGAAGTGATTTTCGCGAATGTCGATCTCGCGCTCGGCGACACCTTCCGCGAGCATGTCTTCAACTTCGCGAAGCATCGCCGGCCGGAGCATTACGGGCTGATCGTCGAGCGCACCGGCGCGGGCGAGCCGCTGCCGCACGACCCCGACGCGCTCAACTGA
- a CDS encoding GntR family transcriptional regulator encodes MTTRADEILTTLESEILSGRLPPGSRLEETELSERFECSRTPIREALRQLASEALITMRPRQPAMVAALSARKLLEMFQVMAELEGLCARLAARRATPQQIQRLRDTQAELKATLDANQVDAFYEINRRFHEIVYESSQNEFLADQTRGLRNRVSIYRKMVTQKVRRRLDTVDEHEQVIAAIERGDGDAAAKAMSAHVNLLGEQMLDFIALFPEPAEVAE; translated from the coding sequence ATGACCACGCGAGCGGACGAGATCCTGACGACGCTTGAAAGCGAAATCCTCTCGGGGCGGCTGCCGCCCGGATCGCGGCTGGAAGAGACCGAGCTTTCCGAGCGCTTCGAATGCTCGCGCACGCCGATCCGCGAGGCGCTGCGCCAATTGGCATCGGAAGCGCTGATCACGATGCGTCCGCGCCAGCCCGCGATGGTCGCGGCGCTGTCCGCGCGCAAGCTGCTCGAAATGTTCCAGGTGATGGCCGAACTCGAAGGCCTGTGCGCGCGTCTTGCCGCGCGCCGCGCGACGCCGCAGCAGATTCAGCGCCTGCGCGACACGCAGGCCGAACTCAAGGCCACGCTCGACGCCAATCAGGTCGATGCGTTCTACGAGATCAACCGGCGCTTTCACGAAATCGTCTACGAATCGAGCCAGAACGAATTCCTCGCGGACCAGACGCGCGGCCTGCGCAACCGCGTGTCGATCTATCGCAAGATGGTCACGCAGAAGGTGCGCCGTCGGCTCGATACCGTCGACGAACACGAACAGGTGATCGCCGCCATCGAACGCGGTGACGGCGACGCCGCCGCCAAAGCGATGTCCGCTCACGTCAATCTGCTCGGCGAACAGATGCTCGATTTCATCGCGCTTTTCCCCGAACCGGCCGAAGTCGCCGAGTAA